Proteins from a genomic interval of Quercus robur chromosome 9, dhQueRobu3.1, whole genome shotgun sequence:
- the LOC126700446 gene encoding uncharacterized protein LOC126700446, whose product MAIGKKKLMSSAPWRGEEEATEEFQDAKLKVTKQQPGAESVMHVPRKKKDKSKRHDHDDCDDDSLVEIDPQLRYSFQRNYQFLQRVFSIDTIVKPLPPAMAYNVSRNLNFFSRIFTQFFDQEGIANAQKSLGIGQEEKARRVR is encoded by the exons ATGGCAATTGGGAAGAAGAAGTTGATGTCATCGGCGCCATGGAGGGGCGAAGAGGAAGCCACTGAAGAGTTCCAAGACGCGAAGCTCAAAGTCACAAAGCAGCAGCCTGGAGCCGAGTCAGTGATGCACGTGCCTCGCAAGAAGAAAGACAAGTCCAAACGCCACGACCATGACGATTGCGATGATGATTCCCTCGTCGAGATTGACCCCCAGCTTCGCTACAGCTTTCAACGTAACTACCAG TTTCTTCAACGAGTATTTAGCATTGACACCATTGTGAAACCTCTTCCACCTGCCATGGCCTACAATGTTTCCCGCAACTTGAACTTCTTCAGTCGCATTTTCACGCAGTTTTTTG ATCAAGAAGGTATAGCAAATGCCCAAAAATCGTTAGGGATAGGACAGGAAGAGAAAGCTCGTCGTGTTCGTTGA